Genomic window (Candidatus Cloacimonadota bacterium):
AATATATCCATTTGTTTATGGTCGCTATTTTTTCGAAACATTACCAATACCTTTTTTCACTTATTTATGGATTCAATATGAAAAAATTCATATTTATTGAAAAGGTTTTTTTTTGATACTTTTTAGAGGGAGCTCAATAATATTTTGCAATAAGTTCGTCGTAATAGCTATTTATTTCATAAACCTGGAACATGAAAAATTCCAGAGGATTTTTTATCCTCTCTCTTCTATGAATCGTAATTGTTAAGTCTTTTAGATGCTTCCGTGTATCAGCTTCTAAAATCTGGTGCACCGTCTCTTCATCTTCAAAGCGATATTTTCCATCAGTGTGCATCGGTTGATGCAGATCGGCAATATAATGTGATACAACGCCACATTCAAAAATAAATGCTTTCAATGGTGTATCCAGAAGTGACTTCAGAAATGGCGCAATCTTAGGATGTAAAACAATTTTATCGGGATTTTTCAGCATTTCATCGATCAGTTTTATTTCACGATCTATTTTATTGACAATGCTACCGCTGTGATATCCAAAATGATTGGGAGTGCAGT
Coding sequences:
- a CDS encoding zinc dependent phospholipase C family protein — translated: MWNWDSRTHQFIVEKALNKCRSSFKNLLETHSEIFILGIEAPDRIFKDFTNHYYNCTPNHFGYHSGSIVNKIDREIKLIDEMLKNPDKIVLHPKIAPFLKSLLDTPLKAFIFECGVVSHYIADLHQPMHTDGKYRFEDEETVHQILEADTRKHLKDLTITIHRRERIKNPLEFFMFQVYEINSYYDELIAKYY